A region from the Sandaracinus amylolyticus genome encodes:
- a CDS encoding cytochrome c oxidase assembly protein — protein sequence MSGRSALVLGLVVLAAVWLVPLADVLPGPFLAHMTMHMGVVAVAAPLLALGVAGTRFDPVRRAPRWLAPIPASFGELVVVWGWHAPALHQVARETALGFALEQGSFLATGVWLWASALCGDEHRAASRRAVGVVALLLTSMHMTLLGALIALAPRPLYAHACHRASSLTPLEDQQIGGAIMLAVGAASYLAGGVALSARLVREARA from the coding sequence GTGAGCGGGCGCTCCGCGCTCGTGCTCGGGCTCGTCGTGCTCGCCGCGGTGTGGCTCGTGCCGCTCGCCGACGTGCTCCCGGGCCCATTCCTCGCGCACATGACGATGCACATGGGCGTCGTCGCGGTCGCGGCGCCGCTGCTCGCGCTCGGCGTCGCGGGCACGCGCTTCGACCCGGTCCGCCGCGCGCCGCGCTGGCTCGCGCCGATCCCCGCGTCGTTCGGCGAGCTCGTCGTGGTGTGGGGCTGGCACGCGCCCGCGCTGCACCAGGTCGCGCGCGAGACCGCGCTCGGCTTCGCGCTCGAGCAGGGGAGCTTCCTCGCGACCGGCGTGTGGCTGTGGGCGTCGGCGCTCTGCGGCGACGAGCATCGCGCCGCGAGCCGCCGCGCGGTCGGCGTCGTCGCGCTGCTGCTCACGTCGATGCACATGACGCTGCTCGGCGCGCTGATCGCGCTCGCGCCGCGCCCCCTCTACGCGCATGCGTGCCACCGCGCGTCGTCGCTCACGCCCCTCGAGGACCAGCAGATCGGCGGCGCGATCATGCTCGCGGTCGGCGCGGCGTCGTACCTCGCGGGCGGGGTCGCGCTCTCCGCGCGGCTCGTGCGGGAGGCGCGGGCATGA
- a CDS encoding c-type cytochrome has protein sequence MKRALRWTLRGAALAVVLALGGFLLALSGIVPIGASGGHWAITEWMLQFGKRRSIATHTLFAAPVELGEPWLVLKGAGHYETGCRPCHGSPDLPSPRIARAMLPRPPYLPDVIAEREPEELFYVVKHGLKFTGMPAWPAAHRDDEVRAMVAFLLAMPELDAAEYLELVHGEATHDTTAAALPDLVESAQVPDVVAHNCARCHGNDGRGRGLAAFPTLAGQSREYLERALDAYAEGDRHSGIMQPVAADLTQADRHAAAAYYAALAPGAPVEHAGPEERIARGAEIARRGIAERGAPSCRDCHGPAEWARNPAYPRLAGQFADYLALQLELFRSGHRGGSRYSELMHHVAPRLTPEDIRDVALYYASRDPSSDAAHASE, from the coding sequence ATGAAGCGCGCGCTGCGCTGGACGCTCCGGGGCGCGGCGCTCGCCGTCGTGCTCGCGCTCGGCGGGTTCCTGCTCGCGCTCTCCGGGATCGTGCCGATCGGCGCGAGCGGAGGGCACTGGGCGATCACCGAGTGGATGCTGCAGTTCGGAAAGCGCCGCTCGATCGCGACCCACACGCTCTTCGCCGCTCCCGTCGAGCTCGGCGAGCCGTGGCTCGTGCTGAAAGGCGCCGGGCACTACGAGACCGGCTGTCGCCCCTGCCACGGCAGCCCCGATCTCCCGAGCCCGCGCATCGCGCGCGCGATGCTCCCGCGCCCGCCGTACCTGCCCGACGTGATCGCGGAGCGCGAGCCCGAGGAGCTCTTCTACGTCGTGAAGCACGGCCTCAAGTTCACCGGCATGCCCGCGTGGCCCGCGGCGCATCGCGACGACGAGGTGCGCGCGATGGTCGCGTTCCTGCTCGCGATGCCGGAGCTCGACGCCGCCGAGTACCTCGAGCTCGTCCACGGCGAAGCGACGCACGACACGACCGCGGCCGCGCTCCCCGATCTCGTCGAGTCCGCGCAGGTGCCCGACGTCGTCGCGCACAACTGCGCGCGCTGTCACGGGAACGACGGTCGCGGGCGCGGTCTTGCCGCGTTCCCCACGCTCGCGGGGCAGTCTCGCGAGTACCTCGAGCGCGCGCTCGACGCCTACGCGGAGGGCGATCGGCACAGCGGGATCATGCAGCCCGTCGCCGCCGATCTGACCCAGGCCGATCGTCACGCCGCGGCCGCGTACTACGCCGCGCTCGCTCCGGGCGCGCCGGTCGAGCACGCGGGGCCCGAGGAGCGCATCGCACGCGGCGCGGAGATCGCGCGCCGCGGCATCGCGGAGCGCGGAGCGCCTTCGTGCCGCGACTGCCACGGGCCCGCGGAGTGGGCGCGCAATCCCGCGTATCCGCGGCTCGCCGGTCAGTTCGCGGACTACCTCGCGCTCCAGCTCGAGCTCTTCCGATCGGGCCACCGCGGCGGATCGCGGTACTCGGAGCTCATGCACCACGTCGCGCCGCGGCTGACGCCCGAGGACATCCGCGACGTCGCGCTCTACTACGCCTCTCGCGACCCGTCGTCGGACGCGGCGCACGCGAGCGAGTGA
- the ctaD gene encoding cytochrome c oxidase subunit I, with the protein MTDPAPLPDAPPESLRRAQEERLLAVWKSPEGLRYFSDVNNSRVGVWYTAVAFLFFFFGGVLALLMRIQLAVSENDFLSAETYNQTFTVHGSVMMFLFAIPIFEAIAVTLMPQMLGARDLPFPRLAAFGFWCFVIGGLFLSGSIFFDAAPRGGWFMYPPLTSSYQPDIGADIWLLGFSFIEVAAIASAVELIVGALKCRPPGMRIHLIPLYVWYTLVAAVMIVFAFPPLITGSMLLELEREFDWPFFDASRGGDPLLWQHLFWLFGHPEVYIIFLPSIALVAMIVPTFARKPMVGYGWIVLAAIGIGFLSFGLWVHHMYTTGLPGISLGLFSAASAAVAIPTGVQFFCFVATLLVGRVARSVPLLWVIGSMAIFVFGGLTGVMLALAPFDFQAHDSFFVVGHFHYVLIGGAIFPIIAGLYYFYPIVRGKMLSDRLGTIAFWLAFVGFNVAFLPMHLSGMRGMPRRVFTYPAELGLDGLNMASTIGAFVLAAGLFVIAFDMLRPRRKEPYARRNPWDAGTLEWVQEMPGKSWGIRSIPEIDSRHPIWDQPNLIRDIDEGRFYLPDAEEGLRETLVTSVIDARPLQCQRLPGPSWLPLVAAVTLGGFFVLGTFAQWAAALVSLVLAACVIWRWLWVGTAWKPEKAEKDVGLGVRLPISVSGSQSVGWWGLLVTMLADFTAFVSIVFGYFFFWTIHEDFPPPSSEGPGVAWPALGAALVLGAWALVVLCRRLLRRTSARTFHLALLGAIALAVASVPALLAGPYLSGLDPTRHAYDATVWLLLAWTALHVVLGVLMQVHCLARRIVGHMTPEHDIDLHNVVLYWHFTVLTAVITALVVAGFPSVA; encoded by the coding sequence ATGACGGATCCCGCGCCGCTCCCCGACGCTCCGCCGGAGTCGCTCCGTCGCGCCCAGGAGGAGCGACTGCTCGCTGTGTGGAAATCGCCCGAGGGGCTCCGCTACTTCTCCGACGTCAACAACAGTCGAGTCGGTGTCTGGTACACCGCCGTCGCGTTCCTGTTCTTCTTCTTCGGCGGCGTGCTCGCGCTCCTGATGCGCATCCAGCTCGCGGTGTCGGAGAACGACTTCCTCTCTGCGGAGACCTACAACCAGACGTTCACCGTGCACGGCTCGGTGATGATGTTCCTCTTCGCGATTCCGATCTTCGAGGCGATCGCGGTGACGCTGATGCCGCAGATGCTCGGCGCGCGCGATCTGCCGTTCCCGCGGCTCGCGGCGTTCGGATTCTGGTGCTTCGTGATCGGCGGTCTCTTCTTGAGCGGATCGATCTTCTTCGACGCGGCGCCCCGCGGCGGCTGGTTCATGTATCCGCCGCTCACGTCGAGCTACCAACCGGACATCGGCGCCGACATCTGGCTGCTCGGATTCTCGTTCATCGAGGTCGCGGCGATCGCGTCGGCGGTGGAGCTGATCGTCGGTGCGCTCAAGTGCCGCCCTCCCGGGATGCGCATCCACCTCATTCCGCTCTACGTCTGGTACACGCTCGTCGCGGCGGTGATGATCGTGTTCGCGTTCCCGCCGCTGATCACCGGGAGCATGCTGCTCGAGCTCGAGCGCGAATTCGACTGGCCGTTCTTCGACGCGAGCCGCGGGGGCGATCCGCTCCTCTGGCAGCACCTCTTCTGGCTCTTCGGCCATCCCGAGGTCTACATCATCTTCCTTCCGTCGATTGCGCTCGTCGCGATGATCGTGCCGACGTTCGCGCGCAAACCGATGGTCGGATATGGGTGGATCGTCCTCGCCGCGATCGGGATCGGATTCCTGAGCTTCGGGCTCTGGGTCCACCACATGTACACGACCGGACTGCCGGGGATCTCGCTCGGCTTGTTCTCGGCGGCGTCGGCGGCAGTCGCGATCCCGACCGGCGTTCAATTCTTCTGCTTCGTCGCCACGCTGCTCGTCGGGCGCGTCGCGCGCTCGGTGCCGCTCCTCTGGGTGATCGGGAGCATGGCGATCTTCGTGTTCGGCGGGCTCACCGGCGTGATGCTCGCGCTCGCGCCCTTCGACTTCCAAGCGCACGACAGCTTCTTCGTCGTCGGGCACTTCCACTACGTGCTGATCGGAGGAGCGATCTTTCCGATCATCGCGGGGCTCTATTACTTCTATCCGATCGTCCGCGGAAAGATGCTCTCGGACCGACTGGGCACGATCGCATTCTGGCTCGCGTTCGTCGGATTCAACGTCGCATTCCTCCCGATGCACCTCTCCGGGATGCGCGGGATGCCACGGCGCGTGTTCACGTATCCCGCGGAGCTCGGGCTCGACGGGCTCAACATGGCGTCGACGATCGGCGCGTTCGTGCTCGCGGCGGGCCTCTTCGTCATCGCGTTCGACATGCTCCGTCCGCGCCGCAAGGAGCCCTACGCGCGGCGCAATCCGTGGGACGCGGGCACGCTCGAGTGGGTCCAGGAGATGCCCGGCAAGTCGTGGGGGATCCGATCGATCCCCGAGATCGACTCGCGCCATCCGATCTGGGATCAGCCGAACCTGATCCGCGACATCGACGAAGGTCGTTTCTATCTGCCCGACGCCGAGGAAGGTCTGCGCGAGACGCTCGTCACGTCGGTCATCGACGCACGTCCGCTGCAGTGCCAGCGACTGCCCGGTCCGAGCTGGCTCCCGCTCGTCGCGGCGGTGACGCTCGGTGGGTTCTTCGTGCTCGGCACGTTCGCGCAGTGGGCGGCCGCGCTCGTGAGCCTCGTGCTCGCGGCGTGCGTGATCTGGCGCTGGCTGTGGGTCGGCACCGCGTGGAAGCCCGAGAAGGCGGAGAAGGACGTCGGGCTCGGCGTGCGACTGCCGATCTCGGTCTCGGGATCGCAGTCGGTCGGGTGGTGGGGACTGCTCGTCACGATGCTCGCGGACTTCACTGCGTTCGTGTCGATCGTGTTCGGCTATTTCTTCTTCTGGACCATCCACGAAGACTTCCCGCCTCCCAGCTCGGAGGGGCCCGGCGTGGCGTGGCCCGCGCTCGGCGCAGCGCTCGTGCTCGGCGCGTGGGCGCTCGTGGTGCTCTGCCGTCGCCTGCTCCGGCGCACGAGCGCGCGGACGTTCCACCTCGCGCTCCTCGGCGCGATCGCGCTCGCGGTGGCGAGCGTGCCCGCGTTGCTCGCCGGGCCCTACCTGAGCGGGCTCGATCCGACGCGCCACGCGTACGACGCGACGGTGTGGCTGCTCCTCGCGTGGACGGCGCTCCACGTCGTGCTCGGCGTGCTCATGCAGGTCCACTGTCTCGCGCGTCGGATCGTGGGGCACATGACGCCCGAGCACGACATCGATCTCCACAACGTCGTGCTCTATTGGCACTTCACGGTCCTCACCGCCGTGATCACGGCGCTCGTGGTCGCCGGCTTCCCGAGCGTCGCATGA